One window of Camelina sativa cultivar DH55 chromosome 4, Cs, whole genome shotgun sequence genomic DNA carries:
- the LOC109132506 gene encoding defensin-like protein 50, with translation MGFTKILVTSFLLVILVVSMSSQNAMASEIKATINGQKCISQCIGSYDNYKCSVDCIALGYVTGGCRTLYPSEPPYCCCYKL, from the exons atgggtttcacaaaaatcttagtaacttcttttcttttagttatATTGGTTGTTTCGATGTCTTCCCAAAACGCTATGGCATCAG AGATCAAAGCAACTATCAACGGCCAAAAATGCATTTCTCAATGTATAGGTTCATATGATAATTATAAATGCAGCGTGGACTGCATAGCATTGGGCTATGTGACAGGAGGATGTCGTACTCTATATCCTTCTGAACCTccatattgttgttgttataaattataa